A DNA window from Portunus trituberculatus isolate SZX2019 chromosome 47, ASM1759143v1, whole genome shotgun sequence contains the following coding sequences:
- the LOC123498160 gene encoding uncharacterized protein LOC123498160 yields MLPQVRRARHCFPSAMCAMLTMLVPVSLQIESRWGVEYPVVPWEDMWQEMEMMAVGKNCPTEISTCWHTANETIAQALVPQVCRPCACDEECVRYGDCCRDKAQADWGDGREEGTGRYNCGRLRPWIRKEFTMQEFMSKAVYRPGALLLDRFVYQNEEDERRNIHREHHTCSIEMAEFTEPEKFAEKYGGRLCMYPKSGCPPNLLGRKAHCKQQVRHCHPDWPEPLDVEKCHRYSQLVLHTVGGSRTTLYKNLHCAKCNFVNMSSGQFRCFDAYNLKMCASLNISRSVSLPQVFSVLMDFRNTSCDATDELWDPIHLACRKVFCGQLFKLEKGVCVRDPAVLAVLRNSTLLDDSCRKIKLSESEYIPRGDGSVFVNATKRVYELGEYEMLSEGDVLICNDYDDYFASFTLLHQLLTLVTMVISLVGLGLHIIIYMLVPRYRNLPGKNLFCLSCCLFLAYLLFLTGMRATENRGLCVFISSALHFFWLAAFCWMNVMSVDVCRTFNSQVYRGDPAGNRTFVLYSLYAWSVPALVVALALIFDFMDILPDYRPRYATDLCWINSRYGLALFFLLPQGAIVLENTLLFLVTARGIYKQVQAAKYASTRSQSVKGARNEKNARGEQKTGPKEAMQGRRNKKDRTRLILYVKLALIQGVSWVTGFIAAFSDLSFCWYIYTVINGLQGAFIFLAFDMKRKVWESVWEALVGTPWRKRKSSKDTRTTSMGRTTNNSNSDSDEGHELDSTLAGPLVGQKGVGWQAGVGVDWSISTKHCPPAQAFDRVRKVGIAGSQKSSSDQPAGQCQAVLEPKASPSQQVKKTDLRARVVRGNFDGEDAESIKLASDVPLLPQDQASSQPKTNKPNVQRVMSLLHQLQQQSQSSVDLPDLVQQLLKRSGDSFKGTDQNPGTLSKCRSFTEGTCPEIKDEQQRALVAQLRQSMAAGSFRAEMGNHGPPKTSSAHHQPSSLNHTANTSYNSLYTPSKSLPPQMSADNGPAIASPQLIKRSQNSFNHLQRTPKSQ; encoded by the exons ATGCTTCCACAAGTCAGGAGAGCAAGACACTGCTTCCCGAGTGCCATGTGCGCAATGCTGACGATGCTGGTGCCCGTGAGCCTACAGATAGAGAGCCGCTGGGGTGTGGAGTACCCTGTGGTGCCTTGGGAAGACATGTGGCAGGAAATGGAGATGATGGCGGTAGGGAAGAACTGTCCGACGGAAATCTCCACGTGCTGGCACACCGCCAACGAAACCATCGCCCAGGCGCTGGTGCCACAGGTGTGCAG GCCGTGTGCGTGTGACGAGGAGTGTGTGCGATACGGCGACTGCTGCAGGGACAAGGCGCAGGCGGACTGGGGCGATGGCCGGGAGGAGGGCACAGGCCGCTACAACTGCGGGAGACTCCGACcctgg ATCAGGAAGGAGTTCACTATGCAGGAGTTCATGAGCAAGGCCGTCTACCGCCCTGGAGCTCTCTTGCTGGACCGCTTCGTATACCAGAACGAGGAGGACGAACGGCGCAATATTCATCGAGAGCATCACACGTGCTCGATAGAG ATGGCGGAGTTTACAGAGCCAGAGAAGTTTGCGGAGAAGTACGGCGGGCGGCTGTGTATGTATCCTAAGTCTGGGTGCCCACCTAACCTGCTGGGCAGAAAAGCGCACTGCAAGCAGCAG GTCCGGCACTGTCACCCTGATTGGCCGGAGCCCCTGGACGTGGAGAAGTGCCACCGCTACTCCCAGCTGGTGCTGCACACGGTGGGCGGCAGCCGCACCACCCTCTACAAAAACCTTCACTGCGCGAAATGCAACTTCGTCAACATGTCGTCGGGCCAGTTCCGGTGTTTCGACGCTTACAATTTGAAAATGTGCGCTTCCCTTAACATCTCCAGGTCCGTGAGCTTGCCACAGGTCTTCTCTGTGCTGATGGATTTCCGGAACACCTCTTGTGACGCGACAGACGAGTTGTGGGACCCCATCCACCTCGCCTGCAGGAAGGTGTTCTGTGGACAGCTGTTCAAACTGGAAAAAGGTGTGTGCGTCAGAGATCCAGCTGTCCTCGCTGTCTTACGGAATTCCACGCTGCTGGATGATTCGTGTCGGAAGATCAAGCTGTCAGAGTCGGAGTACATACCGCGTGGTGACGGCTCAGTGTTTGTCAATGCCACCAAGCGAGTGTACGAGCTGGGAGAGTACGAGATGCTAAGTGAAGGGGATGTACTCATTTGTAACGACTACGACGACTACTTTGCAAGCTTCACGCTGCTACATCAGCTGCTCACCCTCGTCACGATGGTCATCTCGTTGGTGGGTCTGGGCCTGCACATCATCATCTACATGCTGGTGCCTCGCTACAGGAACCTCCCCGGAAAGAACCTTTTCTGTCTCAGCTGTTGCCTCTTCCTggcctacctcctcttcctgacgGGGATGAGAGCCACTGAAAACCGCGGACTATGTGTCTTTATCTCCTCTGCTCTTCACTTCTTCTGGCTGGCCGCCTTCTGTTGGATGAACGTGATGAGCGTGGACGTGTGCCGTACCTTCAACAGCCAAGTGTACCGCGGAGACCCGGCAGGAAACCGCACCTTTGTTTTATACTCCCTCTATGCTTGGAGTGTCCCTGCCTTGGTGGTTGCTCTCGCCCTCATCTTTGATTTCATGGACATCCTGCCAGACTACCGTCCTCGGTACGCCACAGATCTCTGCTGGATAAACAGTCGCTACGGTCTGgctctgttcttcctcttgcctcaggGCGCCATCGTGCTGGAGAACACTTTGCTCTTCCTGGTGACCGCCCGGGGTATTTACAAGCAGGTGCAGGCAGCCAAGTATGCCAGTACTCGCTCCCAGAGTGTCAAGGGTGCCAGGAATGAGAAGAATGCCAGGGGGGAGCAGAAGACAGGCCCGAAGGAAGCTATGCAG GGGCGTAGGAACAAGAAAGATCGGACTCGTTTAATCTTGTACGTGAAGCTAGCGTTGATCCAGGGCGTGTCTTGGGTGACGGGATTCATTGCTGCCTTCTCCGATCTGTCCTTCTGCTGGTACATCTACACAGTCATCAATGGCTTGCAGGGAGCTTTCATCTTCCTCGCGTTCGACatgaagagaaag GTGTGGGAGTCCGTGTGGGAGGCGCTGGTGGGGACGCCGTGGAGGAAGCGTAAGTCCTCCAAAGACACTCGCACCACTTCCATGGGTAGGACCACCAACAACTCCAACAG tGATTCAGATGAAGGGCATGAGCTTGACTCAACCTTAGCAGGCCCTTTGGTAGGACAGAAGGGTGTGGGGTGGCAGGCAGGGGTGGGCGTGGACTGGAGCATCTCCACCAAACACTGCCCTCCTGCCCAGGCCTTTGACAGAGTCAG AAAGGTAGGCATAGCAGGTTCCCAGAAGTCTAGCTCTGACCAGCCCGCAGGGCAGTGCCAAGCAGTCCTGGAGCCCAAGGCGTCCCCAAGCCAGCAGGTGAAGAAGACAGACTTGCGAGCACGAGTTGTGCGAGGAAACTTTGACGGGGAAGATGCTGAGTCAATCAAG CTGGCCTCCGATGTCCCGCTGCTGCCCCAAGACCAAGCGTCCAGCCAGCCCAAGACAAACAAGCCTAACGTGCAGCGAGTGATGAGTCTCCTCcatcagctgcagcagcagtccCAGAGCTCAGTGGATCTCCCAGACCTGGTACAGCAGCTCCTGAAGCGCAGCGGTGACTCCTTCAAGGGAACAGATCAGAACCCAGGCACTCTCTCCAAGTGCAGGAGCTTTACTGAAGGGACCTGTCCTGAAATCAAGGACGAGCAGCAGAGGGCTCTTGTTGCCCAGCTAAGG CAGAGCATGGCGGCTGGGTCCTTCAGAGCAGAAATGGGGAACCATGGACCCCCCAAGACCTCTAGTGCCCATCACCAGCCCAGCTCACTGAACCACACAGCCAACACCTCGTACAACAGCCTCTACACTCCCAGCAAGAGTCTGCCCCCTCAGATGTCCGCAGACAACGGCCCTGCGATCGCCTCTCCGCAGCTAATTAAACGATCACAGAACTCATTTAATCATTTGCAAAGAACTCCTAAGTCACAGTGA